In Cicer arietinum cultivar CDC Frontier isolate Library 1 chromosome 7, Cicar.CDCFrontier_v2.0, whole genome shotgun sequence, a single window of DNA contains:
- the LOC101490346 gene encoding uncharacterized protein → MNNLHQWSVVDDVIVSNSLFLMCHNHSIENNRRRRRSMNNVREVQWSMVDDVILFDNFVNDFAHLGQHDNNMENNFEVYHDATIFEENGVNDQDSIECVATTIDEINEIKTESSSNIESNSMCCICLGDLSNGSKIMAQPCSHVFHGDCINKWFNVSKTCPLCRRAIH, encoded by the coding sequence ATGAATAACCTACACCAATGGTCAGTTGTAGATGATGTTATTGTCTCTAATTCCTTGTTCCTCATGTGTCACAACCACAGCATAGAGAAcaatagaagaagaagaagaagcatgAACAATGTTCGAGAGGTTCAATGGTCAATGGTCGATGATGTAATTCTCTTTGATAACTTTGTTAATGATTTTGCTCACTTGGGTCAACACGACAACAACATGGAGAACAATTTTGAGGTATATCATGATGCTacaatttttgaagaaaatggtgTGAATGATCAAGATTCTATTGAATGTGTTGCTACaactattgatgaaataaatgaaataaaaacagagTCTTCTTCAAATATTGAGTCAAATTCTATGTGTTGTATTTGTCTTGGAGACTTGTCAAATGGTTCAAAAATAATGGCTCAAccttgttctcatgtatttcACGGAGATTGTATTAATAAGTGGTTCAATGTTAGCAAGACATGTCCTCTATGTCGTAGGGCCATTCATTAG